From Spirosoma aerolatum, one genomic window encodes:
- a CDS encoding SDR family NAD(P)-dependent oxidoreductase: MWLDSKKIVVIGGTTGMGLSASLAFIREGAQVVVVGRNPESCTAAERQLDGNGLAMSGDASDPQTAPKAIALCQQIFGGFDGLYHVAGGSGRRFGDGPLHDLTLDGWNYTVNLNLTSLMLSNQAAVRAFRAQGVGGTILNMGSVLGSSPSPTYFATHAYAAMKSAVIGFTKSVAAYYANDNIRVNVLAPALVETPMAQRAVQDDTILAFTRTKQPLDGGRIGQPDDLDGAAVYFMSDYSAFTTGQVLTVDGGWSVSEGQL, from the coding sequence ATGTGGTTAGATTCTAAAAAGATTGTGGTCATTGGTGGCACCACAGGTATGGGGCTATCAGCGTCATTGGCTTTTATTCGCGAAGGCGCACAGGTTGTGGTAGTTGGGCGTAATCCAGAAAGTTGCACCGCTGCTGAAAGACAATTGGATGGCAATGGCCTGGCGATGTCGGGCGATGCATCTGATCCGCAAACGGCACCCAAAGCCATTGCACTTTGTCAGCAGATTTTCGGTGGTTTCGATGGGTTGTATCACGTTGCCGGGGGGAGTGGACGGCGTTTCGGCGATGGGCCACTGCATGATCTGACCCTCGATGGCTGGAATTATACAGTGAACCTGAATCTAACCTCGCTCATGCTGTCTAATCAGGCGGCTGTGCGTGCGTTTCGGGCCCAAGGTGTCGGCGGCACTATCCTGAACATGGGATCGGTATTAGGGTCGAGCCCTTCTCCGACCTACTTTGCTACCCACGCGTATGCTGCCATGAAATCGGCTGTAATTGGTTTTACGAAATCGGTGGCTGCCTATTATGCCAACGACAACATACGAGTCAATGTATTAGCCCCGGCACTGGTCGAAACCCCCATGGCGCAACGTGCCGTTCAGGACGATACGATACTAGCCTTCACCAGAACAAAGCAACCTCTGGATGGAGGACGTATCGGCCAGCCAGACGATCTGGACGGAGCCGCCGTGTATTTCATGTCCGATTATTCGGCATTTACCACTGGACAGGTACTGACTGTCGATGGTGGCTGGAGTGTTAGTGAAGGGCAATTATGA
- a CDS encoding glycoside hydrolase family 32 protein has protein sequence MKSVGKLICLLVWISGSLQSQSLSLTITKRYLNLPVSQSQSRGTMQFTIQGKPERSFKIRLATGKPDYWVFCDMAALKGKAITISYDGNLEGLAPIYQDDKIAGQDSLYKETNRPQYHFSTRRGWINDPNGMIFYEGEYHLFYQHNPYERDWENMSWGHAVSSDMIHWEELPTALSPDSLGTMFSGSTVIDYANTAGFNRGNTPAMIALFTVDNPDKQVQCMAYSLDKGRTWTKYTKNPLIDSKAKWNSKDTRDPRVFWYKPGNHWVMVLNERDGHSIYTSKNLKEWTYQSHVTGFWECPDLFELPIDGDKSQTKWVMYGASATYMIGAFDGKVFTPESGKHYYTTGSLYAAQTFANMPDTDPRRIQIGWGRISQPGMPFNNQMLMPTELQLRTTKNGPRLVSVPVKETEQLFDLVQQGGDLSAAEANEQVKAFKELDRFRLTTTLKLSHATSAGVSLFGQRILDYDLNSNLVNGVFYSPENMTSMEVTADIYVDRTSIEVFIDGGAYSYSLARKPISTAKEAIQFWGNRIDVKSFKLYTAKSIWK, from the coding sequence ATGAAATCCGTTGGTAAGCTCATCTGTCTGCTCGTATGGATCAGTGGCTCACTCCAGTCGCAGAGCCTCTCCTTAACAATTACCAAACGCTACCTGAACCTGCCCGTGTCGCAGTCGCAGAGCCGGGGAACCATGCAGTTTACGATTCAGGGTAAACCAGAGCGCTCGTTCAAAATACGGCTGGCGACCGGAAAGCCCGACTACTGGGTGTTTTGCGACATGGCTGCTCTGAAAGGCAAAGCCATTACGATCAGCTACGACGGCAATTTGGAGGGATTAGCCCCGATTTATCAGGATGATAAAATCGCCGGACAGGATTCGCTATACAAAGAAACTAATCGGCCCCAATACCATTTTTCTACCCGCCGAGGCTGGATCAACGACCCGAACGGAATGATTTTCTATGAGGGAGAGTACCATCTGTTTTACCAGCATAACCCCTACGAACGCGACTGGGAAAATATGTCGTGGGGCCATGCCGTCAGCAGCGACATGATTCATTGGGAGGAGCTACCGACAGCCCTCTCGCCCGATAGCCTGGGGACGATGTTTTCGGGATCAACCGTGATTGATTATGCGAATACGGCAGGTTTCAACCGGGGCAATACACCAGCGATGATTGCGCTGTTTACCGTCGACAATCCGGATAAACAGGTTCAGTGTATGGCCTATAGCCTGGATAAAGGCCGCACCTGGACAAAGTATACCAAGAACCCACTCATCGACTCCAAAGCGAAGTGGAATAGTAAGGATACGCGCGATCCACGAGTGTTTTGGTATAAGCCGGGCAATCACTGGGTAATGGTACTCAACGAACGGGATGGCCATTCGATTTATACTTCAAAAAACCTGAAGGAGTGGACGTATCAGAGTCATGTGACGGGCTTCTGGGAATGCCCGGACTTGTTTGAATTGCCCATAGATGGGGATAAGAGCCAGACAAAATGGGTCATGTATGGCGCGTCGGCCACGTATATGATTGGGGCGTTTGATGGAAAAGTTTTTACGCCGGAGTCCGGTAAGCATTATTATACGACAGGTAGCCTCTATGCCGCCCAAACCTTTGCCAATATGCCCGATACCGACCCCCGGCGCATTCAGATTGGCTGGGGCCGCATTTCGCAACCGGGGATGCCCTTCAACAACCAGATGCTTATGCCCACTGAGCTACAATTGCGAACAACTAAAAATGGCCCCCGTCTGGTTAGCGTACCCGTCAAAGAAACCGAGCAGTTGTTCGATCTGGTTCAACAGGGGGGCGATCTGAGCGCAGCCGAAGCCAATGAACAAGTGAAAGCGTTTAAAGAGCTGGACCGATTTCGATTGACGACAACGCTTAAACTATCGCATGCAACCAGTGCGGGTGTTTCGCTTTTCGGTCAGCGGATACTCGATTATGACCTGAATTCGAACCTGGTCAATGGCGTCTTTTATTCCCCAGAAAACATGACCAGTATGGAGGTGACCGCTGATATTTACGTTGATCGGACTAGTATAGAGGTGTTTATCGATGGAGGAGCCTATTCGTATTCACTTGCGAGAAAGCCGATTTCGACCGCCAAAGAGGCTATTCAGTTTTGGGGTAACCGTATCGATGTGAAGAGTTTTAAGCTATATACTGCAAAATCGATCTGGAAATAA
- the denD gene encoding D-erythronate dehydrogenase — protein MQLIITGGAGFLGQRLAKALVSSSIPFDELSLIDVVLPPKPIDDARISCQQLDLAEEGAAEKIISIRTGIVFHLAAIVSSHAEKDFDLGLKVNLDITRHLLEACRRQNPAIRLIFSSSLAVYGGQLPAIVDESVAVKPQSSYGAQKAIGELLVNDYTRKGFVDGRVLRLPTICVRPGRPNQAASSFVSSIIREPIQGEEAICPVAPELPLWLSSPNTVIQNILTGAILDGKTFGEWRTVNLPGISVTVQHMLDSLERIAGKEALDRVQFRPDPAINAIVSSWPGLADNTRALGLGFQVDQHFDDFIRQFMGYDRA, from the coding sequence ATGCAACTAATTATAACAGGGGGAGCGGGATTTCTGGGACAGCGTCTGGCAAAAGCTCTTGTGAGTAGTTCAATTCCATTCGACGAACTCAGTCTGATCGATGTAGTGCTACCTCCAAAACCGATTGACGATGCGCGAATCAGTTGTCAGCAGCTAGACCTGGCCGAAGAAGGTGCGGCCGAAAAAATCATATCGATCAGAACCGGAATCGTGTTTCATCTAGCGGCTATCGTAAGCAGTCATGCCGAGAAAGACTTCGATCTGGGTTTGAAAGTCAATCTGGATATTACCCGACATCTGCTGGAGGCCTGTCGGCGTCAAAATCCGGCCATCCGGTTGATTTTTTCCAGTTCGCTGGCGGTGTATGGTGGTCAGCTTCCGGCTATTGTCGATGAATCAGTAGCTGTAAAACCGCAATCATCATACGGAGCTCAAAAAGCCATCGGTGAATTACTGGTGAACGATTATACCCGAAAAGGCTTTGTCGATGGTCGTGTATTGCGGTTACCTACTATCTGTGTGCGCCCTGGTCGGCCTAATCAGGCTGCTTCTTCGTTTGTCAGTAGTATCATTCGGGAGCCTATCCAGGGCGAGGAGGCTATTTGCCCGGTAGCTCCAGAACTGCCCTTGTGGTTATCGAGCCCGAATACAGTAATTCAAAATATACTGACAGGGGCCATTCTGGATGGCAAAACATTTGGCGAATGGCGTACCGTCAATTTGCCGGGAATCAGCGTAACCGTGCAACACATGCTGGATTCTCTCGAACGAATTGCGGGTAAAGAGGCTCTTGACCGGGTTCAGTTCAGGCCTGATCCTGCTATTAATGCCATTGTCAGTAGCTGGCCGGGTCTAGCCGATAATACAAGAGCGTTGGGGCTGGGGTTTCAGGTCGATCAGCATTTCGATGACTTTATCAGGCAGTTTATGGGCTATGATCGCGCATAA
- a CDS encoding sensor histidine kinase, producing MALAILPIVYYGFSGASVSPLRPHEHLVQNSLAYCFLITFSYINHTVFVPRLFLNKRYRRYVLIAISCILAAVYLPYRIEQWIFFKAPSENTPQAWFRQIFVEEMMLRPHDLPPFAAQARDHKPHVDLPDHSHRSDDHPHYGVGPDGRHGTSFTLLLPVKLAIFFLLGSVSTLISISVQTASRLHQVENDQLQAELRQLKAQIQPHFLFNTLNSIYALAIRQDEQTADTIVKLSEFMRYIIRDAHRDKVALSREINYIVNYIDLQKARLRDAVRINCQLEGNENHLEIAPLLLFSFIENAFKYGVSPDEDSHIDIHVRIEENRLSLYVANKKVRISLLENSTGIGLQNTRERLRLLYPDAHELTIDNGPTDFRVHLQLTLS from the coding sequence ATGGCTCTGGCCATTCTACCAATCGTTTATTACGGGTTTAGCGGAGCAAGCGTTTCGCCTTTACGCCCCCATGAACATCTTGTTCAGAACAGTCTGGCTTATTGTTTCCTGATCACCTTCTCATACATTAACCATACGGTATTTGTACCGCGCCTGTTTCTGAATAAGCGGTACCGACGTTATGTCCTTATAGCCATTAGCTGCATACTGGCCGCTGTTTATCTGCCCTATCGGATTGAACAGTGGATTTTCTTTAAAGCCCCATCAGAGAACACCCCACAAGCCTGGTTCCGGCAAATCTTTGTGGAAGAAATGATGCTACGCCCCCACGATTTGCCACCCTTTGCAGCACAGGCACGCGACCATAAGCCTCACGTTGACCTGCCTGACCATTCACATCGATCGGACGATCATCCCCATTACGGCGTCGGACCTGATGGCCGACACGGCACCTCGTTTACGCTATTGCTCCCGGTCAAGCTAGCCATCTTTTTCTTATTGGGCAGTGTTAGTACGCTCATCTCGATTTCGGTTCAGACAGCGAGTCGGCTTCATCAGGTTGAAAATGACCAGCTACAGGCTGAGCTTCGCCAACTCAAAGCGCAAATCCAGCCGCATTTTCTGTTCAATACCCTCAATAGTATTTATGCCCTGGCCATTCGCCAGGATGAGCAAACTGCCGATACAATTGTAAAACTCTCGGAGTTCATGCGGTATATTATTCGAGACGCCCATCGGGATAAAGTGGCTCTGTCGCGGGAGATCAACTACATTGTCAACTACATCGACCTCCAGAAAGCACGCTTACGGGATGCTGTTCGGATCAACTGCCAACTGGAAGGGAATGAGAACCATCTGGAAATTGCTCCCTTACTGCTCTTCTCCTTCATTGAAAATGCCTTTAAATACGGCGTAAGCCCAGATGAAGACTCACACATAGACATTCATGTACGAATTGAAGAAAATCGGCTGAGCCTGTACGTAGCCAATAAAAAAGTGCGGATCAGCCTGTTGGAAAACTCAACGGGAATAGGCCTGCAAAACACCCGTGAACGGCTTCGGCTTTTGTATCCAGACGCCCATGAACTAACCATCGATAATGGACCTACCGATTTCCGTGTTCATCTACAGCTAACGTTATCCTGA
- a CDS encoding family 20 glycosylhydrolase — protein MHDVGRSFIPIDRLKAHIVILSRYKRNTFHGHLTDSTVTKRFPGLYYTKQLACELVTFWKAQRVLLIPEIDMPGHSGAFRRATGYDMQSDFGKVLVKKLLPEVCALFDVPYIHIGTDEVAFNDAQFVPEMAAVSPGLW, from the coding sequence ATGCATGATGTAGGACGCAGTTTTATTCCAATCGACCGCCTGAAAGCGCATATTGTCATCCTGTCCCGCTACAAAAGAAATACATTTCACGGGCATCTGACGGATTCGACGGTGACCAAACGCTTTCCCGGCCTTTACTATACCAAACAGCTAGCCTGTGAACTGGTCACTTTTTGGAAAGCGCAGCGCGTGCTACTCATCCCGGAAATCGACATGCCGGGGCATAGTGGAGCTTTTCGGCGGGCAACGGGGTATGACATGCAAAGTGATTTCGGTAAAGTGCTGGTAAAGAAACTCCTCCCGGAAGTCTGTGCGTTGTTCGACGTACCATACATCCACATCGGCACCGATGAGGTTGCGTTTAACGATGCGCAGTTCGTGCCCGAAATGGCAGCAGTGAGTCCGGGATTGTGGTAA
- a CDS encoding FAD-binding oxidoreductase: protein MSDIVELLVNTFGNNTVLSREEASSRVASHWKQTGSLDCRALLLPTTTQEVSRMLQICHEFHQPVVPQGGLTNVVGGTDTSAHEIALSLERMNRVEQIDVANKTATVQAGVVLQQLRDQVAAHGQLFPLDLGAKGSCMIGGNIASNAGGLQALRYGVMRNLVLGLEVVLADGTIVSSMNKMMKNNAGYDLKQLFIGSEGTLGIITRAVLKLDDLPKTRNTAFIAVDSFEKANSLLLAAKTHLKNDLTSFELLWQDYYQLMTSKPALFAPPLAQHYPFYVLLESLGQDADKDKHQFDAFLEHALTTDLIVDAVIAQSQKELDWFWGIRENVEFIFSVHRPVFLFDISLAISEMDTYIKTIRLALQQTWPDVYLYTFGHMGDGNLHLFISCGNEDHFTKHAIEETLYARLQPIGGSITGEHGIGLEKKNWLYLSRTPEEITLMRTLKKALDPRGILNPGKLLPD, encoded by the coding sequence ATGTCCGATATTGTCGAGCTACTGGTTAACACGTTTGGCAACAACACTGTGCTCAGCCGTGAAGAAGCCAGTTCACGTGTAGCCAGCCACTGGAAGCAAACCGGAAGCCTCGATTGTCGGGCGCTGCTTTTGCCTACCACTACCCAGGAGGTGTCCCGAATGCTTCAAATTTGTCACGAGTTTCATCAACCCGTTGTCCCCCAGGGCGGATTGACCAATGTGGTTGGCGGTACCGATACAAGCGCCCATGAAATAGCGTTGAGCCTTGAGCGGATGAATCGGGTTGAACAAATCGATGTAGCCAACAAAACCGCAACGGTACAGGCGGGAGTTGTACTGCAACAGCTACGCGATCAGGTAGCCGCACATGGGCAGCTTTTTCCACTCGATCTGGGCGCTAAAGGCAGCTGTATGATTGGGGGCAATATCGCGTCGAATGCGGGGGGCTTACAGGCCTTACGCTATGGTGTTATGCGTAATCTGGTGCTGGGCCTGGAAGTGGTTCTGGCCGATGGAACCATCGTTTCGTCGATGAACAAAATGATGAAGAATAATGCCGGATATGACCTGAAACAGCTTTTCATTGGCTCCGAAGGAACGTTAGGTATTATCACTAGAGCGGTGCTGAAACTGGACGATCTGCCCAAAACCCGCAATACGGCTTTTATAGCCGTAGATAGCTTCGAAAAGGCCAATAGCCTCTTGCTGGCCGCCAAAACCCACCTAAAAAACGATCTTACCAGTTTCGAACTGTTATGGCAGGACTATTATCAGTTGATGACCTCGAAGCCTGCCCTGTTCGCACCGCCCCTGGCTCAGCATTATCCTTTTTACGTATTACTGGAATCCCTCGGGCAGGATGCCGACAAAGACAAACACCAGTTTGACGCCTTTTTAGAGCACGCCCTGACGACTGACCTGATTGTTGACGCGGTGATAGCCCAATCGCAAAAAGAGCTGGACTGGTTTTGGGGCATCCGCGAAAATGTAGAGTTTATTTTCTCGGTTCATCGACCCGTTTTTCTATTCGACATCAGCCTCGCCATTTCCGAGATGGATACCTACATCAAAACCATACGGTTAGCCCTTCAACAAACCTGGCCCGATGTGTACCTCTACACATTTGGGCACATGGGCGATGGCAACCTTCACCTGTTTATTAGTTGTGGCAATGAGGACCACTTTACCAAACACGCCATAGAAGAGACGCTATACGCCCGACTCCAACCAATCGGCGGTTCCATAACTGGCGAACATGGCATTGGTCTGGAGAAAAAAAACTGGCTTTACTTAAGCCGTACACCCGAAGAAATCACTCTGATGCGAACCCTTAAAAAAGCGCTGGACCCGCGTGGTATCCTGAATCCCGGAAAGCTATTACCCGATTAA
- a CDS encoding four-carbon acid sugar kinase family protein: MYQSVSQKITQLPREYSVDLLPAIRDVFEKRRQTIVVLDDDPTGTQTCYDVMVLTTWRVELIAEELRKNPSILYILTNSRSLPENEAVELAQEIGRNLQQAVSESGRDIVVVSRSDSTLRGHFPAEVDAVAQSLGITKAITVLIPAFIEGGRYTIDDVHYLVENHQLVPVSDTPFAQDVVFGYTHSNLKQWVEEKTNGRIQASAVHSISLNEIRTGGPEAVSEAFTRCTDGSVCVVNAVSYRDLEVVVMGLLLAEASGKQFLYRTSATFVPIRAGLASGKPFIPTKTVPPSANGYLVIVGSHVPKTTQQLSRLLKRGMYKTIEIDVAELLISRDSAAHAVGISQQTDNWLEAGENVVLYTSRQQKVGIDAVESLTINSVVSNFLVKVLHELVIRPKFIVAKGGITSSDLAANGLSAEKALVLGPIIPGVPVWQMTESSKFPGIRYVVFPGNVGDEAALETVCQLIDMSYSS; this comes from the coding sequence ATGTATCAATCTGTTAGTCAGAAGATAACTCAATTACCACGCGAATATTCAGTCGATCTGTTACCGGCCATTCGCGATGTATTCGAAAAACGTCGGCAAACGATTGTTGTGCTTGACGACGATCCTACTGGCACACAGACCTGCTATGACGTCATGGTACTGACTACCTGGCGGGTGGAACTTATTGCCGAAGAATTACGAAAAAATCCTTCCATTCTGTATATCCTCACCAATTCGCGTAGTTTACCCGAAAACGAAGCCGTTGAACTCGCTCAGGAAATTGGCCGGAACTTACAGCAGGCCGTTAGCGAAAGTGGGCGCGACATTGTCGTTGTTAGCCGAAGTGATTCAACCTTACGGGGTCATTTTCCGGCTGAAGTAGATGCCGTTGCGCAGTCGCTGGGTATAACAAAGGCTATCACTGTGCTGATTCCCGCGTTTATTGAAGGTGGCCGCTACACGATTGACGATGTTCATTATCTGGTTGAAAATCACCAGCTAGTTCCCGTTTCAGACACACCGTTTGCCCAGGATGTGGTATTTGGCTATACCCATTCGAATTTAAAACAGTGGGTAGAGGAAAAAACAAACGGGAGAATACAGGCATCAGCCGTACACTCTATCAGTCTCAACGAAATCCGAACAGGTGGTCCAGAGGCTGTTAGTGAAGCATTCACACGCTGTACCGATGGCAGCGTCTGCGTCGTTAATGCGGTCAGCTACCGCGATTTGGAAGTAGTCGTGATGGGCCTCCTACTGGCCGAAGCATCGGGCAAGCAGTTCTTATACCGAACATCGGCTACGTTTGTTCCGATTCGGGCCGGACTGGCATCGGGCAAGCCATTTATCCCCACCAAAACAGTACCTCCATCAGCCAATGGTTATCTGGTTATTGTCGGGTCGCACGTTCCCAAAACGACCCAGCAGCTAAGCCGGTTACTGAAACGAGGAATGTATAAGACCATTGAAATCGACGTTGCCGAACTCCTGATCAGCCGTGATTCGGCAGCGCATGCCGTTGGCATAAGCCAGCAAACGGACAACTGGCTCGAAGCCGGAGAAAACGTTGTCCTATATACCAGTCGCCAGCAAAAGGTAGGTATTGATGCCGTTGAAAGTCTGACCATAAATTCGGTAGTTTCTAATTTCCTGGTCAAGGTACTTCATGAACTCGTAATTCGCCCGAAGTTCATTGTGGCGAAAGGAGGGATTACATCCAGCGATCTGGCAGCGAACGGGTTATCGGCCGAAAAAGCATTGGTACTGGGGCCTATTATTCCCGGCGTACCCGTCTGGCAAATGACCGAAAGCAGTAAATTTCCGGGTATTCGTTATGTAGTTTTCCCAGGCAATGTTGGCGATGAAGCTGCTCTGGAAACTGTTTGTCAGTTGATCGATATGTCTTATTCTAGCTAA
- a CDS encoding DJ-1/PfpI family protein, which translates to MNRRILVVTGDGGESYETLYAVHRFQEEGDTAVIAAPSKRRLNLVMHDFEPGWDTYMERPGYCLASDLTIADVVVDDYDAILLLGGRAPEYLRNHAPLLDVVREFDRQGKWVFAICHGIQILVTAGLAQNRTLTAYEHVRAEIEMGGGTYATEQAIRDRNMVTAQTWQSHPEFYREVFACLRESELVGQ; encoded by the coding sequence ATGAATCGCAGAATTTTGGTCGTTACGGGCGATGGAGGTGAAAGTTATGAAACCCTATATGCTGTTCACCGCTTTCAGGAAGAAGGCGATACCGCTGTGATTGCGGCTCCCAGCAAACGCCGACTTAACCTGGTGATGCACGATTTTGAACCGGGTTGGGATACGTATATGGAGCGCCCCGGTTATTGCCTGGCTTCCGATCTGACCATTGCCGATGTGGTGGTTGATGATTATGACGCTATTCTGCTACTGGGAGGCCGCGCTCCCGAATACCTGCGCAACCATGCCCCCTTGCTGGATGTCGTGCGCGAGTTCGACCGGCAGGGAAAATGGGTTTTTGCCATCTGCCACGGTATTCAGATTCTGGTCACGGCAGGTTTAGCCCAAAACCGAACCCTCACGGCCTACGAGCATGTGCGTGCCGAAATTGAAATGGGCGGAGGAACCTATGCGACCGAACAGGCCATCCGCGACCGGAACATGGTTACAGCCCAAACCTGGCAGTCGCACCCAGAGTTCTACCGCGAGGTGTTTGCCTGCCTCAGGGAATCAGAACTGGTAGGGCAATAA
- a CDS encoding GNAT family N-acetyltransferase, producing MIETQRLTIVPLTLKQLYLYIVDTHQLEEAMGLKTGCRELVEPVLSIIIHFTIPRLKDPTNDPLYHTLWMAIDREKQQFVAEAKFKGEPDETGTIEIGYGTYSAVHRQGYMTEMVGGLLKWAGEQPDVQRVVADTEAGNVASQKVLEKSGFRLFDQIEDMLWWEYPIR from the coding sequence ATGATTGAAACCCAGCGCCTGACTATTGTTCCGCTTACGCTTAAGCAATTGTATCTGTACATTGTTGATACCCATCAGCTAGAAGAAGCTATGGGGCTCAAAACGGGTTGCCGGGAACTGGTTGAACCGGTGCTGAGTATTATCATTCACTTTACGATTCCACGGTTGAAAGATCCCACCAACGACCCACTCTACCATACGCTCTGGATGGCCATCGACCGTGAAAAACAGCAATTTGTAGCCGAAGCTAAGTTTAAAGGGGAGCCCGACGAAACCGGCACCATCGAAATTGGCTATGGTACGTACTCCGCTGTGCATCGGCAGGGATATATGACCGAAATGGTGGGTGGACTTCTAAAGTGGGCTGGCGAACAACCTGACGTTCAGCGGGTAGTAGCCGACACCGAGGCAGGAAACGTAGCATCTCAGAAAGTGCTGGAGAAGAGTGGGTTTCGGTTGTTCGATCAGATTGAAGATATGCTTTGGTGGGAGTATCCAATTCGGTAG
- a CDS encoding Gfo/Idh/MocA family protein — MHSRRKFLRRLGGTSALLAGGTTLVGAETLVPSIYREHLIEIIPPRSVADTINIGLIGAGIIGHYDLDCALKVPGTKVVAVADLYDPRLVRAKEVWGQDLFTTRDYREILARKDVDAVLICVPDHWHDHISIAALKAGKHVYCEKPMVHHIEEGQAVIAAHKKSGKVFQVGSQRASASAVLEAKRRYEAGHIGELTSVETFLDRTDALGAWQYTMPPNLDPKDLDWDRYLGDAPKHPFQAERFFRWRNYKDYGTGVAGDLFVHLITGVHTITGSLGPTRIFALGDLNFWKDGRDAYDLVTAMMDYPKTDKHPSFQFTTRVNLATGAGGDIHTRLVGTEGVIDIGWNSFVMNRLKRPNAPMYSRGYDALFTYPQAMQEEFIRQYEQKYPTGQFTRTVQNEPVITYTAPDGYDDRLDHMIVFFNAIRENNPSLVREDAEFGLRAAAPSLAANLSAAQRKIIHWDPVAMRISKAT; from the coding sequence ATGCATTCACGTCGTAAATTCCTCCGTCGGCTCGGTGGTACATCGGCTTTACTGGCCGGAGGAACTACCCTGGTTGGCGCCGAAACCCTTGTCCCTTCAATTTATCGCGAACATCTGATAGAGATTATCCCCCCTCGCTCTGTAGCCGATACGATCAATATTGGTCTGATTGGCGCTGGAATCATCGGCCATTATGATCTTGATTGTGCGCTGAAAGTACCAGGTACGAAGGTAGTCGCTGTGGCAGACCTATACGATCCCCGACTGGTCAGGGCAAAGGAGGTTTGGGGACAGGACCTGTTTACCACCCGCGATTATCGGGAAATACTGGCCCGAAAAGATGTCGATGCGGTCCTGATTTGTGTACCCGATCACTGGCACGACCATATTTCGATTGCTGCACTAAAAGCCGGGAAACATGTGTACTGCGAAAAACCGATGGTACACCACATCGAAGAAGGACAGGCCGTTATTGCCGCGCACAAGAAATCAGGTAAGGTATTTCAGGTAGGTAGCCAGCGCGCAAGTGCATCGGCTGTACTTGAGGCAAAACGGCGTTATGAAGCCGGACACATTGGCGAACTGACGTCCGTCGAAACGTTTCTGGATCGGACGGATGCGTTAGGGGCCTGGCAGTATACGATGCCACCGAATCTGGACCCTAAAGACCTGGATTGGGACCGATACCTGGGCGATGCACCCAAACATCCTTTTCAGGCAGAGCGATTTTTTCGGTGGCGGAATTACAAAGACTATGGCACAGGCGTAGCGGGCGACCTATTTGTCCATTTGATTACGGGCGTTCATACCATTACTGGCTCACTCGGACCAACCCGGATTTTCGCGCTCGGTGATCTGAATTTCTGGAAAGATGGACGGGATGCTTATGACCTGGTCACGGCTATGATGGACTATCCCAAAACGGATAAGCACCCATCGTTTCAATTTACGACCCGTGTAAACCTGGCTACGGGCGCTGGTGGCGATATTCATACCCGCCTGGTTGGAACGGAAGGCGTTATCGATATTGGCTGGAATTCGTTCGTCATGAATCGGCTAAAACGGCCCAATGCCCCTATGTACAGCCGGGGTTATGACGCCTTATTCACCTATCCGCAGGCTATGCAGGAGGAGTTTATCCGGCAGTATGAGCAGAAATACCCGACAGGTCAGTTTACCCGAACCGTACAGAACGAACCGGTCATTACCTATACAGCCCCCGATGGCTACGACGATCGGCTCGATCACATGATCGTTTTCTTCAATGCGATCCGGGAAAATAATCCATCGCTGGTTCGGGAAGATGCTGAATTTGGCCTGCGGGCAGCCGCTCCGTCGTTGGCTGCTAACCTCAGTGCAGCCCAGCGAAAAATTATCCATTGGGACCCCGTTGCGATGAGAATTTCTAAAGCTACCTAG